From Triticum aestivum cultivar Chinese Spring chromosome 4A, IWGSC CS RefSeq v2.1, whole genome shotgun sequence, a single genomic window includes:
- the LOC123085672 gene encoding ubiquitin-conjugating enzyme E2 32, with product MAATGKFNRSNPAVKRILQEVKEMQSNPSPDFMALPLEEDIFEWQFAILGPRDSEFEGGIYHGRIQLPSDYPFKPPSFMLLTPSGRFEIQKKICLSISNYHPEHWQPSWSVRTALVALIAFMPTNPGGALGSLDYKKEDRRALAIKSRETPPKFGSPERQSVIDEIHEQMLSKAPPVPQLLTGSEEETNKTAPDTSGEPAVKAAEGVNTSGSSSGSANTDLPKPDSESEVAENIVGAQSDVIPRDSGPRVVAAPQNPVVTIQKPKHDRLLTLAAFGLTLAIMALVIKKFFKINGLAGYIEGKF from the exons ATGGCGGCCACAGGCAAGTTCAACCGGAGTAACCCGGCGGTGAAGCGGATCCTGCAGGAggtgaaggagatgcagtctaatCCTTCCCCCGATTTCATGGCCCTGCCCCTCGAG GAGGACATTTTTGAGTGGCAATTTGCTATCCTGGGGCCCCGAGACAGCGAATTTGAGGGAGGAATCTACCATGGACGGATCCAGTTGCCCTCAGACTACCCGTTCAAGCCACCATCCTTCATGCTGCTCACG CCAAGTGGAAGATTCGAGATTCAGAAGAAGATATGTTTGAGCATTTCCAATTACCACCCCGAGCACTGGCAGCCATCGTGGAGTG TACGCACAGCACTAGTAGCATTGATTGCTTTCATGCCAACAAATCCTGGTGGCGCATTGGGTTCACTGGACTACAAGAAGGAAGATAGACGAGCACTCGCTATCAAATCACGTGAAACACCACCAAAATTCGGCTCCCCAGAACGCCAAAGTGTAATTGATGAG ATCCATGAGCAAATGCTCAGTAAAGCTCCACCTGTTCCACAACTGCTAACTGGCTCTGAAGAGGAGACTAACAAGACCGCACCCGACACTTCTGGCGAACCTGCTGTCAAGGCAGCAGAAGGTGTCAACACTTCTGGCTCCAGCTCTGGTTCTGCGAATACTGACCTTCCAAAGCCTGATTCGGAGTCAGAAGTTGCAGAAAACATTGTGGGAGCTCAGTCCGATGTAATCCCCAGGGATAGCGGTCCAAGAGTTGTTGCAGCACCGCAGAACCCTGTCGTCACAATCCAGAAGCCAAAGCATGACAGATTGTTGACGTTGGCTGCATTTGGGCTGACTCTTGCTATCATGGCTCTTGTGATAAAGAAGTTCTTCAAAATCAACGGCCTGGCTGGTTACATTGAGGGCAAGTTTTAG
- the LOC123085673 gene encoding ATP-dependent Clp protease proteolytic subunit 5, chloroplastic, which translates to MATSTASPSSLTAPLLGPKPSPNPPPRSLPLLRNRRCARSVAASAGGGGVGLHGAAHRRGIWSIRDDLLMPRSPYFPVEAAGQERGPSPMVMERFQSVVSQLFQHRIIRCGGPVEDDMANVIVAQLLYLDAVDPNKDIIMYVNSPGGSVTAGMAIFDTMKHIRPDVSTVCIGLAASMGAFLLSGGTKGKRYSLPNSRIMIHQPLGGAQGQETDLEIQANEMLHHKANLNGYLAYHTGQPLDKINVDTDRDFFMSAKEAKEYGLIDGVIVNPLKALQPLPASS; encoded by the exons ATGGCGACCtccaccgcctccccctcctctctgACCGCCCCTCTCCTTGGCCCCAAACCCAGCCCCAATCCGCCCCCCAGATCCCTCCCGCTCCTCAG GAATCGGAGGTGCGCTAGGTCCGTGGCCGCCTctgccggcggcggcggagtgggacTGCACGGGGCTGCTCACAGGCGCGGGATTTGGTCGATCAG GGACGACTTGCTGATGCCTAGGTCGCCCTACTTCCCTGTGGAGGCCGCGGGGCAGGAGCGCGGGCCCTCGCCCATGGTAATGGAGCGGTTCCAGAGCGTCGTCAGCCAGCTCTTTCAGCAC AGAATTATCCGATGCGGCGGTCCTGTGGAGGATGATATGGCCAACGTCATTGTTGCGCAGCTGCTATACCTGGACGCCGTTGATCCTAACAAG GATATCATTATGTATGTGAACTCTCCAGGAGGATCAGTGACAGCTG GGATGGCCATATTTGATACAATGAAGCATATCAGGCCTGATGTTTCGACAGTTTGTATCGGACTTGCTGCAAG TATGGGTGCTTTTCTACTTAGCGGTGGGACGAAAG GGAAGAGGTACAGCTTACCTAACTCAAGAATAATGATCCATCAGCCTCTTGGAGGAGCCCAAGGACAAGAGACCGACCTTGAGATCCAG GCCAATGAGATGCTGCACCACAAGGCCAACTTGAACGGATACCTAGCATACCACACTGGGCAGCCCCTGGATAAGATCAATGTAGATACTGACCGTGACTTCTTCATGAGCGCGAAGGAGGCAAAGGAGTATGGCCTTATTGATGGAGTAATCGTGAACCCTCTTAAAGCGCTGCAACCACTTCCAGCTTCCAGTTAG